Genomic DNA from Gimesia aquarii:
TGGAGTTTCAATCTGGATATTCAACGCCGAAAGTTAACACGTGTAAAAGCAGACGCAAAAGAAAAAGCAGCTGACGCAGTGACACGTCCCACGAAGCCTTATACAGATATGACCTTCGATATGGGACACGATGGATACCCCGCAATCTGTATGACTCAGTTAGCAGCGAAAACCTATTGTAAATGGTTGAGTGAAAAAACAGGTCACTATTACCGTTTGCCCACAGAAGCAGAATGGGAATATGCCTGCCGCGCGGGAACAACCACTGCGTATTCTTTTGGTGATGATCCCTCTAAACTGGATGACTATGCCTGGCATTACGCCAACTGCAATGATACCTATCAAAAAGTTGGAAAGAAGAAGCCGAACCCTTGGGGATTGTATGACATGCATGGGAATGTTTCCGAGTGGGTACTCGACCAGTATATTCCCGATGCGTATAAAAAATGGAGCGGTAAAGGCACACTGAAGTTTCCTGTTAATGTACCAACCAAACTTTATCCACGCATTGTTCGCGGTGGTTCCTGGGACGATGAACCAGAGGAATTACGAAGTGCCAACCGTATCTATTCCAGTTCAGACTGGAAAATTCAAGATCCTCAACTTCCACAAAGTATTTGGTATCATACCGATGCCATTATGGTGGGGTTCCGTGTAGTTCGTCCTCTCAAGGTACCTACAGCCGAAGAACGGAAAAAATACAATCTTGATCCGATCATCCCGGCTGATGAAGGGCGTTAATCTGACAATAATTAAGTTGTTTAGTTAGAAAATGGTGCATTCGCTGAAAAACAACAAACGATTTCTCTTGCGA
This window encodes:
- a CDS encoding formylglycine-generating enzyme family protein, whose product is MLSVRRPGHLMQGKVAFLAAFLVSVSLANAGETEKTMKPYTEKIANTDVTFDMVPIPGGEFVLGSPAGEKKREDDEGPQIKVKIEPFWMGKHEVTWNEYDVWSFNLDIQRRKLTRVKADAKEKAADAVTRPTKPYTDMTFDMGHDGYPAICMTQLAAKTYCKWLSEKTGHYYRLPTEAEWEYACRAGTTTAYSFGDDPSKLDDYAWHYANCNDTYQKVGKKKPNPWGLYDMHGNVSEWVLDQYIPDAYKKWSGKGTLKFPVNVPTKLYPRIVRGGSWDDEPEELRSANRIYSSSDWKIQDPQLPQSIWYHTDAIMVGFRVVRPLKVPTAEERKKYNLDPIIPADEGR